TGATTTCAGCTGATTCACCAATTTCCCTTCCGAGAAGGAAGCCAAAACTGTCAATGTTCCCTGCCAAACATCCTCATTAATTTCTAGTTTTGCATCAATTATATTCAATCATCTTGATTTTAAATTTCCCAGTTATTCACTTGTTCTATGTGATTATTTACTCTCATCACGATATCCATATCTGTGGTAAATTTGTTTCAGTTCAATAATTCTTGTCATTATTGTTAACCATAAAATCTTAAAACGCTAACATACGATATTAATTATGaatgaacaaaattaattttgtatttacgaaagatgatttttatttaaaatatcaaaatattaattttttcatgtgcagatttattaatatttaacatttttataaGTCGAAATAACGATTTTTCATTTATCAtaagtataaatttaattttatttatttatgaataaatttattaatattttaaatttttagagacAAAATAATAGCttatttatgaataaattaataataaatagaggtattttggtaaaaaaaattgtaattataaattttaatgaatCGCTAATATCTGTAAATATCGAAATAATAGATGTGATTAATTAAACCGTATTTTAAATACggtgtttaaaaataaataaaattaatacacatttaatatactaaaaatttaaaatcaatgtttttattttttatttataatatcaataaaaaatgacACGTTAACAAtacgaaaaatatataaaaaattaaaattaatagtattcaattttttattataaaattatctaaaatttaaaacttaaaacaaaaattaacacTGTCACTCTCCAAACAAGGTAACATAACTGAAGCCAAAGTTGAGTAAAAGTAAGCAAGAAAGATAATGTAGTACCAGTGAATGACCGACGTAATGAGGCTTTTGTCCTGTTTGGCTGGACACATACTCCACAACAGCAGGTACATCATAGCTAGCCAGTTCATCCCACGACCAATCCCAATACGCCTGTGTTTTTTACACACCAATATCCTTACCGTTAAGATTAGGTTTAAGTGTTTAAcctctattttctgtttttatatttttcaaaatttataaatgatttaaatAGTAAGACATTTAAATAAGGTAAAAATTTATCTATAATtatctataaaaattaataataaaaaattattaaataatatattaacaaatatataaatttttatttttaaataattaaaaaatattatttatatattaaaattagttattatatttaatttattttattatatattttatattagtaatttatttgttaagaaATATAGTTTAAAAGTAAGAGATAGTAGaatgaagaaattaaactagtaataaaagagaaaagaaagtaaaCCTTAGAAGAAGGGTCCAATGAGGTATGGCGGCGACTGAATCTGGTGCCTCTGGTATTAGAAATCCAAACATCGAAGCCGTTATCAGCTAATATCAGTGGCAGATTTTGCTCTGGACCGTTCAAAAGCCATTGCGCTCCGTCCTGCACCCACGTATATAtaaactttattatttatttatttatttgttaaattcaaTGAATATACCCATAATATGTAAATTTAGAATGCGCATGCATTGTTTTTTGGGTTTGTCGGATTTCGCAAGCTTACTCTTATCAGCAGAGGTGGTGGATGATGTTGTGTAAGTGTAACACAATTAATTGGCAATAAAAGATTACCATATGCATGCATGGGACCAcatcataattatttatttttggaaattatAGAACACACTCATAAGTCATAAATAACAGTTTTTTGGGTCGTGCAAGATGGTAAACATCCACGTTTCGGTACTAGTTAGGAGACACCTTCGACATTCACTCTGTTATACTTATATCTATGAATATATaatatagaaaagaagaaaatgtggTGATCTACTATCATCTATGCAGCAGTGTTGTAGTGCCTGTGCCGGGCGCACTCAAATTGTGGAACTTGAAGACAAATCCATAATGGTCCTTATATTGTGACATATGAGTAGGACTGGCAATATATACCCTATTTTCGATATTCAACTTGGATTAATTTGTTTGAATAGGGTTGTCTACTCTATCCGTTGTAGGTAGGGTAAGATGCAAATTTATTTGCGAGTAGAGTAGGGTACGGATTTAAGGTATACTCTACCCTACTTTATTCACATCTTTAATATAttgtataatatatatgtaaaaattaTGTATGTAGTGAAGAAAGTAAGTCTTATacttacaattttctttttataaaaacttGAAATAATCACTAAGTTAGTTAAAaatcatattatttataattttatattggatttctttaagattttattatttttaattttaatttaaatttaattttttattttttattttattaatatgtacaaaatttaaaatggttgaattttatatttatttgaattttttttgtttctgcgGGTAAAATCAGGTAGGATAGAGTTTAGAATTTTAGAGTGCGGGTAGGGTTAaggttgagagattctcaacccaCGGATAAAGTATGATAGAGctttaaaaaagttttcaattCACGGATAGGATTAGAGTAGAGtctaaaccctaccctaccgTATCTATTGCCAGCCCTACAAATAAGGTCGTTTCGATAAAATTttgagatttttcaaaaataatgtaTTAAAGACCGCACATTTGTTAAGATTTTTTGGAATTGATTATTATACTTCCTGTCGATTTATAGTTTAACATAGAGaaggtttattttttttaacacataaaatttgtgtttttttgtgtgATTTGTAAGTGTTGTGTGATTTTTTTcatgatttaaaatattttttctaaaaaaaaacgGGACATTTGACCTTAGCTTGTTTTAGCAAAACCAGATATACTTAccattttttaataagaatgtTTATGGATCGAATTTATAAATTCATTCCATTTATTTATATCTGATTGCAATTTGCAAATATGATCTGATTCGTAAAATGATCGAATCGACAAATCCAATGTATGTGATCTGCATTCTATTCAAATTGAATTATAAAATATCACATTTATATATGCGGATCTGcactaaataataaataagtaaataaataatatatgttgtatatatttatgttttattttaattaataattatttttatatgttgtattattttattttttatttaaaaaaatctggtttaaaaatattttagaagtaaacatatttaaaattggaaaaaaatttattagagaaaaaaagagagattttattaatttttttataaaaataaaatttttgttatattttttattttataaatatatttaatattcgATATAAACGTAAagagtataaatattaaatctaaTATGATAAATTTAGTATAAATCGAATCAAAATTTTGATCATATCAAATCTAATTCGATAAGCAAAAACACTTATTTTCTGCTGGAAAGCAATgagatttttttgttgttgtctaAAGCAGGAGATTTGACAAGCCTAATCATTCACCAAAATGCTATTTTTCCATAAACAAAACTATGACCCATTtgctttttccaaaaataatttgttaattagCTTAGTTGTAAAGCCAAGAGATTGAGAAAGTGTGCCACTTTCTATGTCTAAAAGCAACATGGGCGTCACTTACGTTAGTCAGGAATCATGATATCTTCTTGGActcaattaaataaagaaatgaaAGGGAAAGGAGTAAGAGTAACTTAGCGCCATTAATTGTGTGACAGACGCGGAACTCAACCCTTTTTGTTGTCACCTTTGTCAAGTATGGACTATGGAGTCAAGTTCACACTTCACACATGCATCATCTTTAATTTCCCGGAGATAAGgagaaaaacatttttgaaattaCTTTTCATGTTAGTTTGTTTAGGAAATTTATCCAACATTTTAAATTAAGCTATTGACAATTTGACATAATAACAATAAGTTGATGTGTCACAAATGTGTGGCACTCGAATATGCTAAATTGCCACATTACACCTTGCATGTCAACATCCCGGAGCATAATTGACATCTATTTTAAATGTGATACAATtggtaaaattgaaaataaaggtAAAATGTATATACATGATGTTAttgatcaattttaatttattacgtttcaaatttattttattaacacATTTGTCCAGTATTGTTGTAtcaaattttgttaataacGTTAATTCaggaatataattaaaaaatatttaaaatattatggaaacaattaaaataaattaaaaaggaatagtaattctaaaaaatttcaaaatattagaaaataaaaaatatattttactatttttttaataattaaagttTAGGTGATATACGCACAAAATTCAGGTGTGGTAAGCGCTATATATACCTCACATACCTCATTGAGAATTTtcagaaaatattaattattagataaaatataGATTTTACTTAAAATTTGCTCAGCTAAATGATCAATCAATTAGGTTTAGTTTggcaaaattttttaaaaaattattttttattttttatttaataaataaaaaatattatgtactTATACTTatcgtttttatttttatatttatgtctattataatatttttaaattttaaaaattattttatcaaatataattattatttatatttattaaaaattatttataatttaatttattaaatataggtgctatgattttttaaaaataaaattttttaccaaATCAAGTTTTAGTGTGTTTGGTGAAAATTGAGTTTTAGGCTTTTAGCATAACTATTTTTAAATGGAtataagaaggaaaaagaaaNNNNNNNNNNNNNNNNNNNNNNNNNNNNNNNNNNNNNNNNNNNNNNNNNNNNNNNNNNNNNNNNNNNNNNNNtaaaaaaaaaaaaaatcaaattggaAACAAATCGCCAAGACGCCAACAATAATAATTGAACACCTATATATATCTTAATAAGTTCATATTATGTGAAATTAGTTTTCGCGATAATAACCAGCATTTTCCACATATTAACGTAATTAAACtttacttaaaaataattaatcatcTCACCAACATATTAAGGATAACACATGCACTTCAAATTAAATCTAGCAAATACAATGCAGTATGAATATGGTGCATACATTACACTATATCTTATATATTCGGAGAAATAAAAAAGGTGTATTGTATAGTACTTAACTACTTATAAATAACacgttttaattttataaaaaagtgagttttattttttaatatttatatttagataatttaGACAAAAATTTTATAGGCACTGTAGAATTATCCAAATAAACGATCGCTAATTATTAAACATTATATTGTActaagtaaaatatatatattgttaaagTAATTTATATAAACTGGCACATGTTACATGCATGATAGGCAAATAAAGAGTAGTAATTTAATAGTAGGGTATTTATTGTGTGCACTTACCACTAATATTCCATGCTGAAGTATCACTGGCTGCTTCGTCTGATTATTCCCATTGCCACTTCTACCTTCTGGGATTCTTTGGACGCTAAGAATGTACCCATCTGCAGTTGTAacctgagaaaaaaaaaaaaaaaagatattggGTAACGTTTACCAAATAGTAGTTTCTTTCAAGTTAATAAACAACCTTTATGTCTCCCACAATTTTAACATAACCATCACAATTCACAAATATACACTACTACAAAACAAATTAATCTCTTGACGACATATTTGACTAGATTGGTATTCATCCATTTTAAACTTTATATGAAATTAACTATAGCTGAATTTATAAAATGTCGCCTAAAATTATCTAAGGCAGCATTTTCAACCTTATCTAATCGATCGTCGTATCCTATTCTATAAGCAACGTTTTTCATATGCATGCGTTGCCTTTGTGGTAGTGTAGATTAACATGTGTGTTTTTTAAGGTCTCTGTTGTGGTTTTCTTACTTGAAGTTCCTGGCACTTGTAACCATGAATAACAACAGAAGAGGCGCATATGCCATCATCACCcaagagagaaggaggaaagGTAGTAGCACCGTTTTTTCTACCTAAGGAGCCACGGCTAGAACCCTGTGCTACGCGAAGCACAGAAGatgaaaagaataataaaaggcACAGGGTATTAGCCAAGAgagacataataataataataactgtttattattttatgcttatgaagGTGTGGGGATAATTGAGTAGTAGTAATGTTGCGTTTATTTATagggagagagaaagggaggaggTGTGTGAAATAATGAAAGAGAAGTTAGGAGGAGAAAGGAATTGGAAAACAGAGTTGGTTTCTGATTCTCATGTGTTTTCCTCTCTTTacagggtttttttagggtctAAAAGGATAtggttttctcttttctttggaCATTTTGGGAAGTCATTGAGGGGTCCACTAATATTTGGAGCTTCTTCCTTACTGCTTTTGGTAAGTAACAATGACTTCATTAGATTCGAGTTTAAGGATTGGATTGGTTCTGAGAACATTGCAAATATTAagaatcaaaaataaaaaataaagatataaaaattaatgtttataaattttatttgatgataaattaattctatattatctctttaaaaaattataattatagaaaattgataaaaataatatgaaaaataaaaataaattatattttttattagtatttttctgtcattagaaaaatcataaaaggcataaaatatattaatttaacaTTCTATAAaataatgtgtatatatatatcaaacaTAATTTTGTGTAGACTAAAATAATGATAGATAAGATAACGCgttgaattatttatattttatatttatccaGGAAAAATTATTTCCTTTTTGATtacttgaaaataaattaatttattaatcgaCCACATtatccttttatattttataaataaaagagaaaaatctcTCTCCCCTTATCTAAATTTGACAAGGCATATAGTTTATGATATCGATAATACCAGTGAGCTGGGACAAGGTGGAAATGGGGGTTCATTATGgctaataaattttgataaaatttctAGCTATTTCCTATTTATtggtttaaaattaattaagagaaaaaaaaaatacagagaACCAATGACTTAAGCGTATAGTGTGATTtctcacttttaattttataagtaggaccagaaataaataaaaaaaaaataataaatgattagATTAAATACTGCACGTCatccaattttttattcattagaGAGAATTCACTCCCAAAAAAGACTCACATTAAAACTGTAAAAACgtccttttttgttttgttttgtttttttgagGGTCATATCTAATAAAATAACACGTATTCTATTTATTtgagttaaatatattaattgaaCCGAAATTAatgcatatataatatatataataaaccaACTtttagacaaataaaataaaaattaattttaatatattaacaaTGTAAAATTATTATACACGTATATTTAATCACATAacgttatattaataaaaattattactttTTACATTACTCTAAAAGAACGATTATAATTACATAACTGTGTAAAATACTTATActatcaatatattaaaattaaattcataaataatgaGTTAATTTATACTTTAAGCTAACATTTTGGACTAGTTCTATTgaatttctctttttaaaattggacattttttagttagattgttttaattcaaatatttaaaatatgataatACGCCTTAAATTGTTTTAAGAGCAGAAGAATTaggggaaaaaaagaaaaaataataaaatgaaaaaaagataatagaaaaattaaaatttaaaaaaatgatataacaGATTAATTGTTATAGTGCCTAAAAATAAtacttaatttattaaaataaattaaaattaatatttaatttaaaaaattaaaataaataaattttaaatatttaaaatttattataaaaaacaaGTTACATAAAAATTAGctctttcaatttttatttttcttcttctagttaagtaaatttactatttctctctcttttagtttattttatccTCCTctatattcttcttcttttcatcaatttttattcatctgttatatatatatttagcaCTTTCGATTCCtatatttcttcttctcaatattttgaaaaaatatttaattctaTTTAAGATGTAAATTAATATAAACAAATACAAATAATGTTTATACTTTCTATTTTCATCAATAATAATAGCATGATTTAACGTATTTCTAATATATACACTTGAATACGTATGtgatatttataaaatcaaatcaaatacgaaataaaataagaaaataaacaatataattttaaattattatgtgaatattagatataaaaataagCATAACTTATTGGAACAATTAAATATAAACTTATGTAGCATGCACATAAatactaatttttcttttcttaaaataatttaaggtgtattatcatatttaaattaaaataatttaattaaaatgtccaatttttgaaaagaaaaatccaatagatCGAACTAATCCAAAATATTGACTTAAAAGTATATATTAGTTCATCATTCTATTTGTCCAAAAACTGGTTTATTATATATGCCTTGATTTcggtttaattaatttatttaactcAAATAAATAGGATAGGTATTACCCTATTAGACATCGTATTTATAAAAAGACATAAAAAGTCGTTTGGATAATTCGTATGGCAGCATttgatttatgtatttttttggacaaaaatacaaAGACATAAACATCAAAAAACATGAACACAAATTATTAAGGTATATGCAGAAACCTACTTACGGGAAGGTTAGGGGAGGCTTTGgccctaatttttttaaaaaaattaataataaagttattaagcatataaaattattatatattatataattttattttttatttaaaaaatatatttaatatttaatctaATATAGATAAAAATTCAATCCAGATATTAATgatctttaatatttaaaaactaaataaaatagtagaataATTTTATCTAAATGAATTCAGTAACCAAGGGAGATTTCACGTTAGAATTCAAACTcaatattataaatttgatgTTTCTAATAATGTTGAATTAAGTAATATGTACACAATTTTTAAGTTATGTCATCGATTAACGAAGACAGAAAAGTCTTTAATGTATCATTTGATTGATCGTTTTTcgtttagtattaattttttttgttttaactgCTACAATTGAGAGATCTTTATTAGTTATGAATAGacttagaaataaaataaaagatgaatttcttgttaattattttttaatttacattgaAAATAAGATTGTTAAAAGATTTTACACAAATTTCATTAtcgatgaattttatgatataaagAATTGACGTGTACCATTTCATTGATAAAAAAGTACATATTTTTTGTACTTCAAAATATATTCTCTATCAGTATATTTTTGCAATGTATCTTATATTGTATAACTTTATTtgcataaattatattttaatattatatatgttattggtCCCATAATAATATTTCTGAATTTGTCCCTGTGTATATGTATTGTGTTTGATAAAACATTAAACAAgacacaataaaattaaaaaaaaattatattattattatgagatttttttttagaacaaaaaaaatttttcatggTTGCTGCCACCACCATCCATCATCCCTACCACTACAAATTTATCATCACACACAATTTATCACAAATCAGTCagtaaaaatttcacaaaaatcaacaagaacatttaatttttaaaaaaagaaaaacgaaagagaaggagaaggcGACGGAGGAACAGGTCtgtgaaggagaagaagaagacggcGGAAGAGAAAAATGACAGCGACGAAAAGCGACAAAAATGAAGGAGGAATCAGAATTGAGGTAGAGACGAAACTAACCAGAGAGAGACGTGACAGTAGCAAACTCGAAGAGGAAGAGGGAGAGGCGGCCATGAGCACCGCAAAAAGGGAAAAAGGCGAACGTGAAGGaggaatagaagaagaggatggaggaaGAGGAGATGCGACAACGCCAACAAATTTggatgaagaaggaggagaCGCACAACTGTGGATCTGGATAAGAGGAGGAGACATGACAGTGATGAATCTGGACGAAGGAGGAGGAGACTCAGCGACAATAACAGTGACAGAAAGAACAGTGATTGAAGAAAAAGGTTAGTGGCGAAGAGAAGATGCAAGAAGGAGGATGGAGAGCATAGCAgaagatggagaagaagaaatcgagagaggaaagaaaaagagaaattagagttagggataaaattatttttttaaaaattaataaaaaataatagtataaaaaattatatttaattaattgtgTCTCtatattttaacattttaaaaaaaatattaaatacatatattctgtatatatt
This portion of the Arachis duranensis cultivar V14167 chromosome 6, aradu.V14167.gnm2.J7QH, whole genome shotgun sequence genome encodes:
- the LOC107494755 gene encoding triacylglycerol lipase 2 isoform X2, producing MSLLANTLCLLLFFSSSVLRVAQGSSRGSLGRKNGATTFPPSLLGDDGICASSVVIHGYKCQELQVTTADGYILSVQRIPEGRSGNGNNQTKQPVILQHGILVDGAQWLLNGPEQNLPLILADNGFDVWISNTRGTRFSRRHTSLDPSSKAYWDWSWDELASYDVPAVVEYVSSQTGQKPHYVGHSLFIRIFGISEFVPKGIPVQAFLKLVCTHPGVDCYDLLPVITGKNCCLNSSTIELLLKNAPQSTASKNLVHLAQTIRSGVLAKYNYVRPDYNFMHYGEASPPVYNLSNIPHDLPLFLSYGARDALSDVVDVQTLLDSLKSHDADKLSVHFIKDYAHLDFVMGVNAKDVVYNAVISFFNRQFN